From the Microbacterium sp. W4I4 genome, one window contains:
- a CDS encoding RDD family protein — translation MTMLPFGDPAPIRRRAVAYIIDALIAAVIPVVGTIITVVAVTSALRGPDPAAGMLGIMMVAFPLIGALTLAWFIVYTVMQSGSGSIGMRSQGLRLAGVSDGSALGFGRTLLRNVIWGLAGSIVVGYFTVLFDGSGRFQGWHDKVAGSVMLDQRALERGSAPQFLDSTQPPLVPGDRRADAAGPAPTSMPGFGAPQAPQTSMPGFGQAPGAFPPPSTGSVPPQPVAAPAAPPFPAAASQPAAVQPQDAEEEFAEHTVLSPRIHRDLPDDPLISFVPGVTQEPLRRPVQPEPVQPEPVQSEPVQPVYAAPAPSAPVEPAPQAFPAPVTAPTTAPDSIVPPQTAAIVRPAEALPEDDEVEDIESTRISVPGHRLVFTWDDGQRATVSGRTIFGRNPEEPGSVTNVAVRDETRSLSKTHFEAGANAQGGWVLDRQSTNGTTIVREGVRIACPPGQRVPVRLGDALEIGDRIVTIGGYV, via the coding sequence ATGACGATGCTTCCCTTCGGCGATCCTGCACCGATCCGAAGGCGCGCGGTCGCGTACATCATCGACGCCCTGATCGCCGCCGTCATCCCGGTCGTCGGCACCATCATCACCGTCGTCGCGGTCACCTCGGCGCTGCGCGGTCCGGACCCCGCAGCCGGGATGCTCGGGATCATGATGGTCGCCTTCCCGCTGATCGGCGCGCTCACCCTGGCCTGGTTCATCGTCTACACCGTGATGCAGTCCGGCAGCGGATCCATCGGCATGCGCTCTCAGGGCCTCCGGCTCGCCGGCGTCTCGGACGGGTCTGCGCTCGGCTTCGGCCGCACCCTGCTGCGCAACGTCATCTGGGGCCTGGCGGGTTCCATCGTCGTCGGCTACTTCACCGTGCTGTTCGACGGATCGGGTCGGTTCCAGGGCTGGCACGACAAGGTCGCCGGTTCCGTGATGCTGGATCAGCGCGCTCTCGAGCGCGGATCCGCACCGCAGTTCCTGGACTCCACCCAGCCGCCGCTCGTCCCGGGAGACCGTCGGGCGGATGCCGCGGGGCCGGCTCCGACGTCGATGCCCGGGTTCGGGGCGCCTCAGGCGCCGCAGACCTCGATGCCCGGGTTCGGGCAGGCGCCGGGCGCGTTCCCTCCGCCGTCGACGGGTTCCGTCCCGCCGCAGCCCGTCGCCGCGCCCGCGGCTCCGCCCTTCCCCGCTGCCGCATCCCAGCCCGCCGCTGTGCAGCCGCAGGATGCCGAGGAGGAGTTCGCCGAGCACACCGTGCTCTCGCCCCGCATCCATCGCGATCTGCCGGATGACCCGCTCATCTCCTTCGTGCCCGGAGTGACGCAGGAGCCGCTGCGCCGACCCGTGCAGCCTGAGCCCGTTCAGCCCGAGCCCGTTCAGTCGGAGCCCGTGCAGCCGGTGTATGCCGCTCCCGCTCCGTCGGCACCCGTCGAGCCCGCTCCTCAGGCGTTCCCCGCACCGGTGACCGCTCCCACGACCGCCCCCGATTCGATCGTCCCGCCGCAGACGGCGGCCATCGTGCGGCCCGCTGAGGCGCTCCCCGAGGACGATGAGGTCGAGGACATCGAGTCCACACGCATCAGCGTTCCCGGTCATCGCCTCGTGTTCACGTGGGATGACGGCCAGCGCGCGACCGTCTCCGGCCGCACGATCTTCGGTCGCAACCCCGAGGAGCCCGGTTCGGTGACCAACGTCGCCGTCCGCGACGAGACCCGCTCGCTGTCGAAGACGCACTTCGAGGCCGGGGCCAACGCCCAGGGCGGCTGGGTGCTGGACCGCCAGTCGACCAACGGCACCACCATCGTGCGCGAAGGCGTCCGGATCGCGTGCCCGCCCGGGCAGCGCGTGCCGGTTCGGCTGGGTGACGCGCTCGAGATCGGCGACCGCATCGTGACCATCGGGGGGTACGTGTGA